In the Loxodonta africana isolate mLoxAfr1 chromosome 1, mLoxAfr1.hap2, whole genome shotgun sequence genome, one interval contains:
- the FUCA2 gene encoding plasma alpha-L-fucosidase isoform X3, which produces MKRNYPPDFKYEDFGPQFTAQFFNASHWADLFQASGAKYIVLTTKHHEGFTLWGSQYSWNWNAVDEGPKRDIVKELEVAIRNRTALHFGLYYSLFEWFNPLFLEDQFSSFHKRQFPVSKMLPELYELVNNYQPELLWADGDGGAPDSYWNSTGFLAWLYNESPVRDIVVTNDRWGAGTICKHGGYYTCQDRYHPGHIMPHKWENCMTIDKVSWGYRRNAGICDYFTIEELVKQLVETVSCGGNLLMNIGPTRDGIISPIFEERLRQMGTWLSVNGEAIYGTHTWRSPNDTVTPDVWYTFKPKENLVYAIFLKWPTSGYLFLGEPKAIWSSTMVKLLGHGQPLNWTSLEPSGIVVKLPQLTISQLPCQWGWTLSLTNVI; this is translated from the exons ATGAAACGTAATTACCCTCCTGACTTCAAATATGAAGATTTTGGGCCACAATTTACAGCACAGTTTTTTAATGCCAGCCATTGGGCGGATCTTTTTCAGGCTTCTGGTGCAAAATACATCGTCTTAACTACCAAACATCACGAAG GCTTCACCTTGTGGGGTTCGCAGTACTCGTGGAACTGGAATGCTGTAGATGAAGGACCAAAGAGGGACATTGTCAAGGAACTTGAGGTAGCCATTAGGAACAGAACTGCCTTGCATTTTGGACTGTACTACTCCCTTTTTGAATGGTTTAACCCGCTGTTCCTTGAGGACCAATTCAGTTCATTCCACAAGCGGCAGTTTCCAGTTTCTAAGATGTTACCTGAGCTCTACGAGTTAGTGAACAACTATCAGCCAGAGCTGCTGTGGGCAGATGGTGATGGCGGGGCACCAGATTCCTACTGGAACAGCACGGGCTTCTTAGCTTGGCTGTATAATGAAAG CCCAGTTCGGGACATAGTAGTCACCAATGATCGCTGGGGAGCCGGGACCATCTGTAAGCATGGTGGCTACTATACCTGCCAAGATCGTTATCACCCAGGGCATATTATGCcacataaatgggaaaactgtATGACAATAGACAAGGTTTCTTGGGGATATAGGAGGAACGCTGGAATCTGTGACTATTTTACAATTGAAGAATTGGTGAAG CAACTTGTAGAAACAGTTTCATGTGGAGGAAACCTTTTGATGAATATTGGGCCCACACGAGATGGCATAATTTCTCCAATTTTTGAGGAGAGATTAAGGCAAATGGGGACCTGGCTAAGTGTCAACGGAGAAGCCATTTATGGAACGCACACTTGGAGATCCCCAAATGACACTGTCACCCCAGATGTGTG GTACACATTCAAACCTAAAGAAAATTTGGTCTATGCCATTTTTCTTAAATGGCCCACATCAGGATATCTGTTTCTTGGCGAACCCAAAGCTATTTGGAGTTCAACAATG GTAAAACTACTGGGACACGGACAGCCACTTAACTGGACTTCCTTGGAACCAAGTGGCATTGTGGTAAAACTGCCACAGCTAACCATTAGTCAGCTTCCCTGTCAATGGGGCTGGACTCTGTCACTGACTAATGTGATCTGA
- the FUCA2 gene encoding plasma alpha-L-fucosidase isoform X1, whose product MAGPAVTRLPGPGRLALPLLLLLLPARPAAGAPHYEPTWESLDSRPLPAWFDQAKFGIFIHWGVYSVPSFGSEWFWWYWQEKQRPEYVKFMKRNYPPDFKYEDFGPQFTAQFFNASHWADLFQASGAKYIVLTTKHHEGFTLWGSQYSWNWNAVDEGPKRDIVKELEVAIRNRTALHFGLYYSLFEWFNPLFLEDQFSSFHKRQFPVSKMLPELYELVNNYQPELLWADGDGGAPDSYWNSTGFLAWLYNESPVRDIVVTNDRWGAGTICKHGGYYTCQDRYHPGHIMPHKWENCMTIDKVSWGYRRNAGICDYFTIEELVKQLVETVSCGGNLLMNIGPTRDGIISPIFEERLRQMGTWLSVNGEAIYGTHTWRSPNDTVTPDVWYTFKPKENLVYAIFLKWPTSGYLFLGEPKAIWSSTMVKLLGHGQPLNWTSLEPSGIVVKLPQLTISQLPCQWGWTLSLTNVI is encoded by the exons ATGGCCGGCCCGGCAGTCACGCGGCTCCCGGGGCCCGGCCGCCTCGCGCtcccgctgctgctgctgctgctgcccgcGCGCCCCGCCGCCGGCGCCCCGCACTACGAGCCCACCTGGGAGTCGCTGGACAGCCGCCCGCTCCCGGCCTGGTTCGACCAAGCCAAGTTCGGCATCTTCATCCACTGGGGCGTGTACTCCGTGCCCAGCTTCGGGAGCGAGTGGTTCTG GTGGTACTGGCAAGAGAAACAGAGACCAGAGTATGTGAAATTTATGAAACGTAATTACCCTCCTGACTTCAAATATGAAGATTTTGGGCCACAATTTACAGCACAGTTTTTTAATGCCAGCCATTGGGCGGATCTTTTTCAGGCTTCTGGTGCAAAATACATCGTCTTAACTACCAAACATCACGAAG GCTTCACCTTGTGGGGTTCGCAGTACTCGTGGAACTGGAATGCTGTAGATGAAGGACCAAAGAGGGACATTGTCAAGGAACTTGAGGTAGCCATTAGGAACAGAACTGCCTTGCATTTTGGACTGTACTACTCCCTTTTTGAATGGTTTAACCCGCTGTTCCTTGAGGACCAATTCAGTTCATTCCACAAGCGGCAGTTTCCAGTTTCTAAGATGTTACCTGAGCTCTACGAGTTAGTGAACAACTATCAGCCAGAGCTGCTGTGGGCAGATGGTGATGGCGGGGCACCAGATTCCTACTGGAACAGCACGGGCTTCTTAGCTTGGCTGTATAATGAAAG CCCAGTTCGGGACATAGTAGTCACCAATGATCGCTGGGGAGCCGGGACCATCTGTAAGCATGGTGGCTACTATACCTGCCAAGATCGTTATCACCCAGGGCATATTATGCcacataaatgggaaaactgtATGACAATAGACAAGGTTTCTTGGGGATATAGGAGGAACGCTGGAATCTGTGACTATTTTACAATTGAAGAATTGGTGAAG CAACTTGTAGAAACAGTTTCATGTGGAGGAAACCTTTTGATGAATATTGGGCCCACACGAGATGGCATAATTTCTCCAATTTTTGAGGAGAGATTAAGGCAAATGGGGACCTGGCTAAGTGTCAACGGAGAAGCCATTTATGGAACGCACACTTGGAGATCCCCAAATGACACTGTCACCCCAGATGTGTG GTACACATTCAAACCTAAAGAAAATTTGGTCTATGCCATTTTTCTTAAATGGCCCACATCAGGATATCTGTTTCTTGGCGAACCCAAAGCTATTTGGAGTTCAACAATG GTAAAACTACTGGGACACGGACAGCCACTTAACTGGACTTCCTTGGAACCAAGTGGCATTGTGGTAAAACTGCCACAGCTAACCATTAGTCAGCTTCCCTGTCAATGGGGCTGGACTCTGTCACTGACTAATGTGATCTGA
- the FUCA2 gene encoding plasma alpha-L-fucosidase isoform X2, translating to MQPCGGNWARSVWTAATPNPSTGEGPPQERLSQVTLRSRFKQTCGRSPRAGAERGERWPARQSRGSRGPAASRSRCCCCCCPRAPPPAPRTTSPPGSRWTAARSRPGSTKPSSASSSTGACTPCPASGASGSGFTLWGSQYSWNWNAVDEGPKRDIVKELEVAIRNRTALHFGLYYSLFEWFNPLFLEDQFSSFHKRQFPVSKMLPELYELVNNYQPELLWADGDGGAPDSYWNSTGFLAWLYNESPVRDIVVTNDRWGAGTICKHGGYYTCQDRYHPGHIMPHKWENCMTIDKVSWGYRRNAGICDYFTIEELVKQLVETVSCGGNLLMNIGPTRDGIISPIFEERLRQMGTWLSVNGEAIYGTHTWRSPNDTVTPDVWYTFKPKENLVYAIFLKWPTSGYLFLGEPKAIWSSTMVKLLGHGQPLNWTSLEPSGIVVKLPQLTISQLPCQWGWTLSLTNVI from the exons ATGCAGCCCTGTGGGGGCAACTGGGCCCGTTCGGTCTGGACAGCGGCCACTCCCAACCCAAGTACGGGAGAGGGGCCGCCCCAAGAACGGCTGAGTCAGGTGACGCTGCGGAGCAGATTTAAACAGACGTGCGGAAGGAGCCCGCGGGCGGGCGCCGAGCGTGGAGAGCGATGGCCGGCCCGGCAGTCACGCGGCTCCCGGGGCCCGGCCGCCTCGCGCtcccgctgctgctgctgctgctgcccgcGCGCCCCGCCGCCGGCGCCCCGCACTACGAGCCCACCTGGGAGTCGCTGGACAGCCGCCCGCTCCCGGCCTGGTTCGACCAAGCCAAGTTCGGCATCTTCATCCACTGGGGCGTGTACTCCGTGCCCAGCTTCGGGAGCGAGTGGTTCTG GCTTCACCTTGTGGGGTTCGCAGTACTCGTGGAACTGGAATGCTGTAGATGAAGGACCAAAGAGGGACATTGTCAAGGAACTTGAGGTAGCCATTAGGAACAGAACTGCCTTGCATTTTGGACTGTACTACTCCCTTTTTGAATGGTTTAACCCGCTGTTCCTTGAGGACCAATTCAGTTCATTCCACAAGCGGCAGTTTCCAGTTTCTAAGATGTTACCTGAGCTCTACGAGTTAGTGAACAACTATCAGCCAGAGCTGCTGTGGGCAGATGGTGATGGCGGGGCACCAGATTCCTACTGGAACAGCACGGGCTTCTTAGCTTGGCTGTATAATGAAAG CCCAGTTCGGGACATAGTAGTCACCAATGATCGCTGGGGAGCCGGGACCATCTGTAAGCATGGTGGCTACTATACCTGCCAAGATCGTTATCACCCAGGGCATATTATGCcacataaatgggaaaactgtATGACAATAGACAAGGTTTCTTGGGGATATAGGAGGAACGCTGGAATCTGTGACTATTTTACAATTGAAGAATTGGTGAAG CAACTTGTAGAAACAGTTTCATGTGGAGGAAACCTTTTGATGAATATTGGGCCCACACGAGATGGCATAATTTCTCCAATTTTTGAGGAGAGATTAAGGCAAATGGGGACCTGGCTAAGTGTCAACGGAGAAGCCATTTATGGAACGCACACTTGGAGATCCCCAAATGACACTGTCACCCCAGATGTGTG GTACACATTCAAACCTAAAGAAAATTTGGTCTATGCCATTTTTCTTAAATGGCCCACATCAGGATATCTGTTTCTTGGCGAACCCAAAGCTATTTGGAGTTCAACAATG GTAAAACTACTGGGACACGGACAGCCACTTAACTGGACTTCCTTGGAACCAAGTGGCATTGTGGTAAAACTGCCACAGCTAACCATTAGTCAGCTTCCCTGTCAATGGGGCTGGACTCTGTCACTGACTAATGTGATCTGA